One Planktothrix tepida PCC 9214 DNA window includes the following coding sequences:
- a CDS encoding ChuX/HutX family heme-like substrate-binding protein, whose amino-acid sequence MSNLKEFLEACENLGTLRLIVTSSAAVLEARGKIEKLFYAELPKGKYANMHTEGFEFHLNMDHVKQVKFETGEAKRGNFTTYAIRFLSEQQEVVLSAFLQWGKPGEYEPGQVENWEALKAKYGEVWEPIPLESL is encoded by the coding sequence ATGAGTAATCTCAAAGAATTTTTAGAAGCGTGTGAAAATTTAGGAACATTACGGTTAATTGTTACCAGCAGTGCAGCCGTATTAGAAGCCAGGGGAAAAATTGAAAAGCTATTTTATGCAGAATTACCCAAAGGCAAATATGCAAATATGCACACCGAGGGATTTGAATTTCATCTGAATATGGATCATGTTAAACAGGTGAAATTTGAAACGGGAGAAGCCAAACGGGGGAATTTTACAACCTATGCCATTCGCTTTCTGAGTGAACAGCAGGAAGTTGTATTAAGTGCGTTTTTACAATGGGGAAAACCGGGAGAATATGAACCCGGACAAGTGGAAAATTGGGAAGCGTTAAAAGCAAAATATGGAGAAGTTTGGGAACCTATTCCCTTAGAAAGTTTATAG
- a CDS encoding transglutaminase-like domain-containing protein, producing the protein MKFKVGCELDYQVSANSTFIFNVNVAKTPNQNILEEYLCLEPDLNHEEYIAPVLDNRYIRINVPSGNLHLSYQAFVDVIYEETNPTTINEVPIAQLPLELLQYIYPSRYCQSDRLMRFAQSEFGDLLPDYSRVTAICNWIYDNVTYLSGSSDQHTSAFDTVTERAGVCRDFAHLGIAFCRSLNIPARFASGYAYKLQPPDFHAYFEAYLGDRWYLFDATRLAPRNGLIRIGTGRDAADIAFATIFGMAEMNQMKVEVECLETHSDSDCPEYTYQAISHQVSENNSPV; encoded by the coding sequence ATGAAATTTAAAGTCGGTTGTGAATTAGATTATCAGGTGAGTGCCAATAGTACGTTTATTTTCAATGTTAATGTTGCTAAAACCCCAAATCAAAACATCCTAGAAGAATATCTCTGTTTAGAACCCGATCTAAATCATGAGGAATATATTGCTCCAGTTTTAGATAATCGTTATATTCGGATTAATGTCCCGTCGGGAAATTTACACTTATCCTATCAAGCTTTTGTTGATGTCATTTATGAGGAAACAAATCCCACAACGATTAATGAAGTTCCGATTGCTCAACTTCCCTTAGAATTATTACAATATATTTATCCAAGTCGCTATTGTCAATCTGACCGATTAATGCGTTTTGCTCAATCAGAATTTGGCGATTTATTGCCCGATTATTCCAGAGTAACGGCAATTTGTAATTGGATTTATGATAACGTCACTTACTTATCGGGGAGCAGTGATCAACATACCTCTGCCTTTGATACGGTAACAGAACGGGCGGGAGTTTGTCGAGATTTTGCCCATTTAGGAATTGCCTTTTGTCGATCTTTAAATATTCCGGCTCGGTTTGCATCGGGTTATGCTTATAAACTGCAACCCCCGGATTTTCATGCTTATTTTGAGGCGTATTTAGGCGATCGCTGGTACTTATTTGATGCCACTCGCCTTGCGCCCCGCAATGGATTAATTAGAATTGGAACGGGACGAGATGCGGCGGATATTGCCTTTGCCACTATTTTTGGAATGGCAGAAATGAACCAAATGAAAGTGGAAGTTGAATGTTTAGAAACTCATTCAGATTCTGACTGTCCCGAATATACTTATCAAGCCATTAGTCATCAAGTTTCTGAGAACAATTCGCCCGTGTAG
- a CDS encoding PIN domain-containing protein yields MCKEFTFSVLPFIYDYLLKMMQLVVDANILVSELLRQRGKELIQHPGLILYVTESVLSETSHELRKRINAIIHKKGASEELGEKLLEAAQNVINTKITIIEESVYIHLETEARNRIPKDPLPRIGQRLL; encoded by the coding sequence GTGTGTAAGGAATTCACTTTTTCGGTTTTACCGTTTATTTATGACTACCTACTTAAAATGATGCAGTTAGTTGTTGATGCTAATATTTTAGTTTCTGAGCTATTAAGACAAAGAGGAAAGGAGTTAATTCAACATCCTGGTTTAATTTTGTATGTGACCGAATCTGTTTTATCAGAAACTTCTCATGAATTAAGGAAACGGATTAATGCTATTATTCATAAAAAAGGTGCATCTGAAGAACTGGGAGAAAAGTTACTAGAAGCTGCACAAAATGTGATTAATACTAAAATTACTATTATTGAAGAATCAGTTTATATTCACCTGGAAACAGAAGCCAGAAATCGTATTCCTAAAGATCCCCTCCCCAGGATTGGTCAACGGTTGCTTTAG
- a CDS encoding DUF433 domain-containing protein, with amino-acid sequence MPENSSIISISTEIMGGTPVFLGTRVPIQTLFDYLEAGESIDDFLEGFPTVSREQIIALLEEAKKQLFSRIAILIFAVMVTPFLFQQR; translated from the coding sequence ATGCCTGAGAATTCATCGATAATTAGTATATCTACTGAAATCATGGGGGGAACTCCAGTATTTCTAGGGACGAGAGTTCCCATACAAACCCTATTTGACTATTTAGAGGCGGGAGAGTCTATTGATGATTTTTTAGAGGGATTTCCAACTGTTAGTAGAGAACAAATTATTGCGCTGTTGGAAGAAGCTAAAAAACAACTGTTCAGCAGAATTGCTATACTAATCTTTGCGGTAATGGTAACTCCATTTTTATTTCAACAAAGATAA
- a CDS encoding PIN domain-containing protein: MNAAIWTLDCDFLGCGCPTWTTETLLTQLTVG; this comes from the coding sequence CTGAATGCAGCAATTTGGACGCTAGATTGCGATTTTTTAGGTTGTGGTTGTCCAACATGGACAACAGAAACATTACTTACTCAACTTACAGTAGGGTAA
- a CDS encoding thioredoxin family protein — protein sequence MLLSVSEQMFTQEVLEASTPVLVHFWAPWCGLCKLIMPQLRQFQEDWRGKVKLVAVNADQSLKLATTYRLQTLPTLIVFDRGQVLYRLDHFQGREDLRRSLDSFMVSYQSCQQTRQTQEVLPLEA from the coding sequence ATGCTATTGTCCGTCAGTGAGCAGATGTTTACGCAAGAAGTTCTCGAAGCTTCTACTCCCGTGCTTGTGCATTTTTGGGCGCCTTGGTGTGGACTGTGTAAGCTGATTATGCCTCAACTGCGTCAATTCCAAGAGGACTGGCGGGGCAAAGTCAAGCTGGTTGCTGTTAATGCAGATCAAAGTTTAAAATTAGCCACCACCTATCGCCTACAAACGTTGCCAACTTTGATTGTTTTTGATCGAGGCCAAGTGTTATATCGACTCGACCATTTCCAAGGACGAGAAGATTTACGTCGTAGTCTGGATTCGTTTATGGTGAGTTATCAAAGTTGTCAACAAACTCGCCAAACCCAAGAAGTTTTACCCTTGGAAGCTTGA
- the ndhD1 gene encoding photosynthetic/respiratory NAD(P)H-quinone oxidoreductase subunit D1: MENFPWLTTIILFPIVASLLIPIIPDKDGKTVRWYALIVGLIDFAFIVYAFNTGYDLHTPGLQLAEKYAWVPQIDLNWSVGADGLSMPLIILTGFITTLAILAAWPVTFKPKLFYFLMLAMYGGQIAVFAVQDMLLFFLVWELELVPVYLILSIWGGKKRLYAATKFILYTAGGSLFILVGSLAMAFYGDTVTFDMQAIAAKHYPLNLQLLLYGGFLIAYGVKLPIFPLHTWLPDAHGEATAPAHMLLAGILLKMGGYGLLRMNAEMLPDAHATFAPILVILGVVNIVYAALTSFAQRNLKRKIAYSSISHMGFVLIGIASFTDIGVSGAMLQMVSHGLIGASLFFLVGCTYDRTHTLMLDEMGGVGVKMKKVFAMWTACSMASLALPGMSGFVAELMVFIGFATSDAYNSTFKVIVILLAAVGVILTPIYLLSMLREILYGPENKELVEHEELVDAEPREVFIIASLLVPIIGIGLYPKILTQIYDSTTTQLTALLRHSVPTLAQKAPEVKPNKWKFFSLSAPKIGN; this comes from the coding sequence ATGGAAAATTTTCCTTGGCTAACAACGATTATCTTATTTCCGATTGTAGCCTCCCTACTCATCCCGATTATTCCCGATAAAGATGGAAAAACCGTGAGATGGTACGCCTTAATTGTGGGGCTAATCGATTTTGCCTTTATTGTTTATGCCTTTAATACGGGATACGATCTGCATACACCCGGTTTACAATTAGCTGAAAAATATGCTTGGGTTCCCCAAATTGACTTAAATTGGTCTGTAGGGGCAGATGGTTTATCCATGCCCTTAATTATTTTAACCGGATTTATCACCACTTTAGCAATTTTAGCAGCTTGGCCGGTTACGTTTAAACCCAAATTATTCTATTTCTTGATGTTGGCAATGTATGGCGGACAAATTGCCGTTTTTGCCGTTCAAGATATGTTGCTTTTCTTCCTGGTTTGGGAGTTAGAATTAGTTCCGGTTTATCTAATTTTATCGATTTGGGGTGGGAAAAAACGTCTCTACGCTGCAACCAAATTTATTCTCTATACAGCAGGAGGTTCCCTCTTCATTTTAGTCGGTTCCTTAGCCATGGCATTCTATGGGGATACTGTTACCTTTGATATGCAGGCGATCGCGGCTAAACATTATCCACTGAATTTACAACTGTTATTATATGGTGGGTTCCTAATAGCTTATGGCGTAAAATTACCGATTTTTCCCCTGCATACTTGGCTACCGGATGCTCACGGAGAAGCGACCGCTCCCGCCCATATGTTACTAGCAGGAATTCTATTAAAAATGGGGGGGTATGGGTTATTAAGAATGAATGCCGAAATGTTACCCGATGCCCATGCAACTTTCGCCCCTATTTTAGTTATTTTGGGTGTGGTTAATATTGTCTATGCGGCGTTAACATCTTTTGCTCAACGAAACCTGAAACGGAAAATCGCTTATTCGTCAATTTCCCACATGGGGTTTGTATTAATTGGGATAGCCTCTTTTACCGATATTGGGGTAAGTGGGGCAATGTTACAAATGGTTTCTCACGGGTTAATTGGAGCAAGTTTATTCTTCTTAGTCGGCTGTACCTACGACCGCACCCATACATTAATGTTGGATGAAATGGGTGGGGTTGGTGTCAAGATGAAGAAGGTCTTCGCCATGTGGACAGCGTGCAGTATGGCATCCTTAGCCTTACCGGGGATGAGTGGATTTGTTGCCGAATTAATGGTGTTTATCGGGTTTGCAACTAGCGACGCTTATAACTCCACCTTTAAAGTCATTGTGATTCTATTAGCAGCCGTTGGGGTAATTTTAACGCCCATTTATCTGCTGTCGATGTTGCGTGAAATTCTCTACGGCCCCGAAAATAAAGAGTTAGTAGAACATGAAGAACTGGTAGATGCAGAACCCCGTGAAGTGTTCATTATTGCCAGCTTATTAGTGCCCATTATTGGCATTGGGTTATATCCCAAAATATTAACCCAAATCTATGATTCCACAACCACACAGTTAACGGCTTTATTACGTCATTCTGTTCCGACGTTAGCGCAAAAAGCCCCAGAAGTTAAACCGAATAAATGGAAATTCTTCTCTTTGAGTGCGCCTAAAATTGGCAATTAG
- a CDS encoding DUF6816 family protein, with amino-acid sequence MKKLILIVGLILGLILGETDAQAGELAERLSEFPNWTHKPMVKVAEGDLFYPEWMEGEWDVTSTLVDKVAPLAPQISTPGFEKNSTFMNQPIEFKVRFKTVQLLPKLQIFPLTLFFTQEGSEQHADGKIYPKIVSDRAFNGFNMGRAILGENGILSVKVDPTNPNRLITALPGNLELVSTVTGRSREIPSEDQFIASEISQQVFESSSQIYFNEVETTTAYKAELDAPVKSIVGDQVTAVYLSPQDPNFFTASGHPVALYRYKLKLVQKQ; translated from the coding sequence ATGAAAAAATTGATTTTAATTGTGGGTTTAATTCTAGGTTTAATTCTAGGGGAAACAGACGCGCAAGCGGGAGAATTAGCCGAGCGTTTATCCGAATTTCCAAACTGGACTCACAAACCGATGGTTAAAGTCGCAGAGGGAGATTTGTTTTATCCTGAGTGGATGGAAGGAGAGTGGGACGTTACCAGTACATTAGTGGATAAAGTGGCTCCTCTAGCTCCGCAAATTAGCACTCCTGGGTTTGAAAAAAATTCAACCTTTATGAATCAACCCATTGAGTTTAAGGTTAGATTTAAAACAGTTCAATTGTTACCTAAGCTACAGATTTTTCCCTTAACTTTATTTTTTACCCAAGAAGGTTCTGAGCAGCACGCCGATGGAAAAATCTATCCTAAGATAGTGAGCGATCGCGCTTTTAATGGGTTTAATATGGGTAGAGCCATCTTAGGAGAAAATGGGATTTTATCCGTTAAGGTTGATCCAACAAATCCCAATCGCCTGATCACTGCTTTACCCGGAAATTTAGAACTCGTTTCAACGGTAACAGGTCGGAGTCGTGAAATTCCCAGTGAGGATCAATTTATTGCCAGCGAAATTAGTCAGCAAGTCTTTGAAAGTTCATCTCAAATTTATTTTAATGAAGTAGAAACAACAACGGCTTACAAGGCAGAATTGGATGCTCCGGTAAAATCAATTGTAGGAGATCAAGTGACGGCGGTTTATTTATCTCCTCAAGATCCGAATTTCTTCACAGCTAGTGGTCATCCTGTGGCGTTATATCGATATAAATTAAAGTTAGTCCAGAAGCAGTGA
- a CDS encoding PhoH family protein, translated as MTERFTLQLPSIESAMALSGYQEDNLKVLSQQTGAQLVMRGQELLVSGTASQIQLCEKLVESLKEFWKDGKPITSVDILTARHAINTHQEDAFQEIQRDVLAKTRRGLEIRAKTFRQRQYIQAMRTQDLVFCIGPAGTGKTYLAAILALQALLSDQYERLILTRPAVEAGEKLGFLPGDLQQKVNPYLRPLYDALYELIDPEKAANLMERGVIEVAPLAYMRGRTLNNSFIILDEAQNTTPAQMKMVLTRLGFRSRMVVTGDITQTDLLPNQTSGLTTALKILKNVEGIAFCEFSQADVVRHSLVQRIVAAYEKHEKIN; from the coding sequence ATGACTGAGCGATTTACCCTTCAGTTACCGAGTATTGAAAGTGCAATGGCGCTTTCGGGCTATCAAGAAGATAATCTAAAAGTTCTATCTCAACAAACAGGTGCTCAACTGGTGATGCGAGGACAGGAATTGCTCGTGAGTGGAACCGCCAGTCAAATTCAATTGTGTGAAAAATTAGTTGAATCGTTAAAAGAATTTTGGAAAGACGGAAAACCAATTACTTCTGTAGATATTCTCACGGCGCGTCATGCCATTAATACCCATCAAGAGGATGCTTTTCAAGAAATCCAGCGTGATGTTTTAGCAAAAACACGGCGAGGACTAGAAATTCGGGCTAAGACCTTTCGCCAACGTCAATATATTCAGGCGATGCGGACTCAAGATTTAGTCTTTTGTATTGGCCCTGCGGGAACGGGGAAAACCTATTTAGCGGCAATTTTAGCGTTACAAGCGTTATTATCTGATCAATATGAACGATTAATTTTAACTCGTCCGGCGGTGGAAGCGGGGGAAAAATTAGGGTTTTTACCTGGAGATTTACAACAAAAAGTTAATCCCTATTTACGACCGTTATATGATGCCCTTTATGAATTAATTGACCCGGAAAAAGCGGCGAATTTAATGGAACGAGGGGTGATTGAAGTGGCTCCCCTGGCTTATATGCGGGGTCGGACGTTAAACAATTCTTTTATTATTTTAGATGAAGCCCAAAATACTACCCCGGCTCAAATGAAAATGGTATTAACTCGTTTAGGATTTCGCTCTCGAATGGTGGTGACGGGAGATATTACCCAAACGGATTTATTACCCAATCAAACATCGGGATTAACAACAGCGTTAAAAATCTTAAAAAATGTGGAAGGAATTGCTTTTTGTGAATTTTCACAAGCGGATGTGGTGCGCCATTCCCTTGTCCAACGCATTGTTGCTGCTTACGAAAAACATGAGAAAATCAACTAA
- a CDS encoding DUF29 domain-containing protein: protein MNPQLSQRESSDLTLYDQDYYLWIEKTLEQLRQNQFQEIDLQNLIAELDSMGRSEKRSVQSNLTVLLMHLLKYKYQPNKRSQSWRSTIVEHRRRLLILFKDSPSLKGYGQEIFAECYQDARQDAATETQLKVSVFPDECPFNLELVLKVDYLADED from the coding sequence ATGAATCCTCAGTTATCTCAAAGAGAGTCAAGCGATTTAACCCTTTATGATCAGGATTATTATTTATGGATTGAGAAAACCTTAGAACAATTGCGACAAAACCAATTTCAAGAGATTGATCTTCAAAATTTAATTGCAGAGTTAGACAGTATGGGCAGAAGTGAGAAACGATCTGTTCAAAGTAATTTAACAGTTTTGTTAATGCACTTACTTAAATATAAATATCAACCGAATAAACGATCTCAAAGTTGGAGGAGTACAATTGTTGAGCATCGACGACGTTTATTAATTTTGTTTAAAGATAGCCCCAGTTTAAAGGGATATGGTCAAGAAATATTTGCAGAATGTTATCAAGATGCGCGTCAGGATGCAGCAACGGAAACGCAATTAAAAGTTAGTGTTTTCCCTGATGAATGTCCGTTTAATTTAGAATTAGTTTTGAAGGTTGATTATTTAGCTGATGAAGACTAA
- a CDS encoding HPF/RaiA family ribosome-associated protein, translating to MKVPVEITYRDVEKTDYLDELINKKVAKLERYCNYMSSCRVVVEKIHDRPKSGSPYRVRLDITVPPGHELAASENPQEGVQYESLKAVIRDVFEAARRQLVELVQRQRDEVKTHTAEEVDSYSVPQI from the coding sequence ATGAAAGTTCCTGTTGAAATTACTTATCGAGATGTGGAAAAGACCGATTATCTGGATGAGCTAATCAACAAAAAAGTGGCTAAGTTAGAGCGATATTGTAATTATATGAGTAGTTGCCGAGTTGTAGTTGAAAAAATCCATGATCGTCCTAAAAGTGGTTCTCCCTATCGAGTTCGTTTAGATATTACTGTACCCCCAGGACATGAGTTAGCTGCTTCTGAGAACCCTCAAGAAGGAGTTCAATATGAATCGTTAAAAGCTGTGATTCGAGATGTGTTTGAAGCCGCACGTCGTCAATTAGTGGAATTAGTTCAACGTCAACGGGATGAAGTCAAAACCCATACGGCTGAGGAAGTTGATTCTTATTCTGTACCCCAAATTTAG
- a CDS encoding NAD(P)H-quinone oxidoreductase subunit 5: MEPLYQYAWLIPVLPLLGAALVGIGLISFNTATNNLRQVCSTFLVSLLGASTVLAFALLWSQLQGHAPYTHIIEWAAAGDFRLTMGYTIDHLAAVMLAIVTTVAFLVMIYTDGYMAHDPGYVRFYAYLSLFSSSMLGLVICPNLIQVYIFWELVGMCSYLLIGFWYDRKPAADACQKAFVTNRVGDFGLLLGMLGIYWATNTFDFGLMGERLEHAVETGSLSMGLATFLGVLVFLGPVAKSAQFPLHVWLPDAMEGPTPISALIHAATMVAAGVFLVARMYPVFEGFPTVMNIIAFTGCFTAFLGATIALTQNDIKKGLAYSTISQLGYMVMAMGVGAYSAGLFHLMTHAYFKAMLFLCSGSVIHGMEAVVGHDPILAQDMRLMGGLRKYMPVTSACFLIGTLAICGIPPFAGFWSKDEILSNAFAANPMLWLVGWLTAGMTAFYMFRMYFMTFEGKFRGNDNTIQNSLLAEANGSQFAFGPGAMNPEELNQGHDHGHSHDPHESPITMTLPLMLLAVPSILIGFVGTPFNNIFELFVHAPGESLKQVQEHLAEFDLTEFLIMAGSSVGIALVGITIAYLMYLAGKIDPAAIAKQYQSLYNFSKNKWYLDDINEVLFVQGSRRLARQVMEVDYRVVDGAVNLTGLVTLVTGEGLKYLENGRAQFYALIVFVAVLGFVVFSGITG, encoded by the coding sequence ATGGAACCTCTCTATCAATATGCCTGGTTAATTCCCGTGTTGCCCCTATTAGGTGCAGCGCTGGTTGGAATTGGGCTAATTTCCTTCAACACCGCCACTAATAATTTGAGACAAGTTTGTTCAACCTTTCTCGTCTCGCTGTTAGGGGCATCAACGGTACTCGCTTTCGCCCTATTGTGGAGTCAACTCCAAGGTCATGCGCCCTACACCCATATCATTGAGTGGGCAGCAGCAGGGGACTTTAGACTGACGATGGGTTATACCATTGACCATCTAGCGGCGGTAATGCTGGCGATTGTAACGACGGTAGCATTTCTCGTCATGATCTATACCGATGGTTACATGGCCCATGACCCCGGTTATGTACGATTTTATGCCTATCTGAGTTTATTTAGTTCTTCCATGTTGGGGCTAGTGATTTGCCCGAACTTAATTCAGGTTTATATTTTCTGGGAACTGGTGGGGATGTGTTCCTACCTGTTAATTGGGTTCTGGTACGACCGCAAACCTGCCGCTGATGCTTGTCAGAAGGCATTTGTCACCAACCGGGTTGGTGACTTTGGCTTACTGTTAGGAATGTTAGGAATTTATTGGGCCACCAATACCTTTGATTTTGGCTTAATGGGAGAACGTCTCGAACACGCCGTCGAAACGGGTTCCCTCAGCATGGGTTTAGCAACCTTCTTGGGAGTATTAGTCTTTCTTGGCCCCGTTGCTAAGTCGGCTCAATTTCCCCTGCACGTTTGGCTTCCCGATGCCATGGAAGGCCCGACCCCGATTTCGGCATTAATTCACGCCGCCACGATGGTCGCCGCCGGAGTGTTTTTAGTCGCCCGGATGTATCCCGTTTTTGAAGGGTTCCCAACGGTGATGAATATCATCGCCTTTACAGGTTGCTTTACGGCCTTTTTGGGGGCAACTATTGCTTTAACCCAAAATGACATTAAGAAAGGGTTAGCGTATTCGACGATTTCCCAACTGGGTTACATGGTAATGGCCATGGGAGTAGGAGCTTACAGTGCTGGACTCTTCCACCTGATGACCCATGCTTATTTTAAAGCTATGTTATTCCTGTGTTCCGGTTCAGTGATTCACGGGATGGAGGCTGTTGTTGGACATGACCCGATTTTAGCCCAGGATATGCGTCTGATGGGCGGGTTACGCAAATATATGCCCGTCACCTCCGCTTGTTTCTTAATTGGAACCTTAGCGATATGTGGAATTCCCCCCTTTGCGGGTTTTTGGTCTAAGGATGAAATTCTCAGTAATGCCTTTGCTGCGAACCCGATGTTGTGGTTAGTCGGTTGGTTAACGGCTGGGATGACTGCCTTCTATATGTTCCGAATGTATTTCATGACCTTTGAAGGCAAATTCCGAGGCAATGATAACACGATTCAAAACAGTTTATTAGCGGAAGCCAACGGCTCCCAATTTGCCTTTGGCCCTGGGGCGATGAACCCGGAAGAGTTAAACCAAGGTCATGATCACGGTCATAGCCATGATCCCCATGAGTCCCCCATTACGATGACCTTACCGTTAATGTTGTTAGCGGTTCCTTCAATATTAATTGGGTTTGTGGGAACGCCCTTTAACAATATATTTGAGTTGTTTGTTCATGCTCCTGGGGAAAGCCTCAAACAGGTTCAGGAACATCTGGCGGAATTTGACTTAACGGAATTTTTGATTATGGCCGGAAGTTCCGTTGGTATTGCCTTAGTGGGGATTACGATTGCCTATTTAATGTATTTGGCAGGTAAAATTGATCCGGCTGCGATCGCTAAACAATACCAATCCCTCTACAATTTCTCGAAAAACAAATGGTATCTCGACGATATCAACGAGGTGCTATTTGTTCAAGGTAGCCGTCGGTTAGCCCGACAAGTGATGGAAGTAGACTATCGTGTTGTGGATGGGGCTGTTAACCTGACCGGGTTAGTCACTCTGGTTACGGGAGAAGGCTTAAAATACCTGGAAAATGGTCGTGCCCAATTCTACGCTCTGATTGTATTCGTCGCCGTCCTCGGCTTTGTTGTGTTCTCAGGAATTACCGGATAA
- the rpsP gene encoding 30S ribosomal protein S16 — protein sequence MIKLRLKRFGKKREASYRIVAMNSVSRRDGRPLEELGFYNPRTDEVRLDVPGIVRRLQQGAQPTETVRSILRKANVFEQLKSGVQPEATTAESAV from the coding sequence ATGATCAAACTGCGTTTAAAGAGATTCGGAAAAAAGCGGGAAGCTAGTTACCGCATTGTGGCGATGAATAGCGTTTCTCGCCGAGATGGTCGTCCCCTAGAAGAACTGGGCTTCTACAATCCCAGAACCGATGAAGTCCGATTGGATGTCCCTGGCATTGTCCGCCGCTTACAGCAAGGGGCTCAACCGACTGAGACCGTGCGTAGCATCCTGAGAAAAGCCAATGTTTTTGAACAACTCAAGTCTGGAGTCCAACCCGAAGCCACGACCGCAGAATCCGCAGTCTAA
- a CDS encoding KH domain-containing protein: protein MRFLIEPFLDSPDTLRVDCEHFASLRKTWIRLAVEAEDKGRVYGRGGRNIQAIRMVLIALAAASGETIYLDIYNDSESDESHREREPRESFSHRSPGRYAGGEGRTRPPTRSSPSKPRLNRRYEE, encoded by the coding sequence GTGCGGTTTTTAATCGAGCCGTTTCTGGATTCCCCAGACACCTTGCGGGTCGATTGTGAGCATTTTGCGAGTCTGCGTAAAACTTGGATTCGGTTGGCGGTGGAAGCCGAAGACAAGGGGCGGGTTTATGGTCGTGGCGGACGCAATATTCAAGCCATTCGGATGGTTTTAATCGCACTAGCCGCAGCGTCCGGTGAAACGATTTATTTGGATATCTATAACGATAGTGAATCCGATGAGTCTCATCGGGAACGGGAACCTAGAGAGTCGTTTAGTCATCGCTCTCCAGGGCGATATGCAGGGGGAGAAGGGCGTACTCGTCCACCCACACGTTCATCCCCTTCTAAGCCTCGTTTGAACCGAAGATATGAAGAATAA
- a CDS encoding NnrU family protein, with product MSENWLTPSHFVMVGLLLGFAIAHSGLAALRPWGEAKIGPRFYRILFALVSIPFATVLIIYFFNHRYDGLQLWSVQDVPVVKPIVWVLSAISFIFLYPATFNLLEIAAIAKPEVHLYETGIIRITRHPQMVGQVIWCIGHTLWMGTSFTLLTSLGLVLHHLFAVWHGDRRLFARYGQSFETVKSRTSVIPFLAIVQGRQTFEWKEFFRWAYLGVGLFILLLWQAHPLLIRATGNVDW from the coding sequence ATGTCCGAGAATTGGCTGACTCCGAGCCATTTTGTCATGGTTGGGTTACTGTTGGGATTTGCGATCGCCCATAGTGGGTTAGCAGCATTACGGCCTTGGGGAGAAGCGAAAATTGGCCCGCGATTCTATCGAATTTTATTTGCGTTAGTGAGTATCCCCTTTGCCACCGTCCTGATTATCTACTTTTTTAATCACCGTTATGATGGATTACAGTTGTGGTCTGTGCAGGATGTTCCCGTTGTTAAACCCATTGTTTGGGTGTTATCAGCGATTTCCTTTATTTTTCTGTATCCGGCCACCTTTAATTTGTTAGAAATTGCCGCCATTGCTAAACCGGAAGTTCATCTGTATGAAACGGGAATTATCAGGATTACCAGACATCCGCAAATGGTGGGTCAAGTGATTTGGTGTATCGGTCATACCTTGTGGATGGGAACCAGTTTCACCTTGTTAACCTCCCTAGGGTTAGTTTTGCATCATTTATTTGCAGTTTGGCATGGCGATCGCCGTTTGTTCGCTCGTTATGGACAATCCTTTGAAACCGTGAAATCTCGGACTTCTGTGATTCCCTTCTTAGCCATTGTCCAAGGTCGTCAAACCTTTGAATGGAAGGAGTTTTTTCGCTGGGCTTATTTAGGAGTCGGTCTTTTTATTCTCCTACTCTGGCAAGCTCATCCACTATTAATTCGTGCCACAGGTAACGTAGACTGGTAG